A window of Chitinophaga sp. MM2321 contains these coding sequences:
- a CDS encoding AGE family epimerase/isomerase codes for MTYTEEKLAALRTFYKDQLLGDTLPFWFPGAIDEEYGGYLLMKDHDGTLLDDDKAVWIQGRAAWLLATLYNTVEPRQEWLDGAKSGIDFLLNHCFDTDGRMFFHVTRDGKPIRKRRYFFSETFAVIALAAYAKASGSKEMADKARELFGKCIEYATIPGMLTPKFTDVRPAKGIGVPMIMINTAQQLRETIGDPRCDEWISKWIVEIERDFVKDDIRCVMEQVAPDGSIIDHFDGRTLNPGHAIEGAWFVLHEARYRNSDPKLMALGCRMLDYMWERGWDKEYGGILYFRDVDGKPVQEYWQDMKFWWPHNEVIIATLLAYIMTGDEKYATWHQQVHDYAYTHFHDKIHGEWFGYLHRDGRASVSIKGNMFKGPFHLPRQEWYCWRLLAQSTTKKTE; via the coding sequence ATGACATATACGGAAGAAAAATTAGCAGCGTTACGTACCTTCTATAAAGATCAGCTGCTTGGAGATACACTTCCCTTTTGGTTTCCAGGGGCTATTGATGAAGAGTATGGCGGTTATCTGCTGATGAAAGACCACGACGGTACTTTACTGGACGACGATAAAGCTGTATGGATACAGGGCCGTGCCGCCTGGTTGTTAGCCACTTTGTATAATACAGTAGAACCGCGGCAGGAGTGGCTGGACGGGGCAAAGAGCGGTATTGATTTCCTGCTTAATCATTGCTTCGATACCGATGGTCGCATGTTTTTCCACGTTACGCGTGATGGAAAACCCATTCGTAAAAGAAGGTACTTTTTTTCAGAAACTTTTGCCGTTATTGCGTTGGCGGCATATGCCAAAGCAAGCGGCAGCAAAGAGATGGCTGATAAGGCGCGGGAACTGTTCGGAAAGTGCATTGAATACGCTACCATTCCGGGTATGCTCACGCCTAAATTTACAGATGTGCGCCCTGCAAAAGGTATCGGCGTACCCATGATTATGATCAATACCGCACAGCAATTGCGTGAAACCATCGGCGACCCACGTTGCGATGAATGGATCAGCAAATGGATCGTGGAGATTGAAAGAGATTTTGTGAAAGATGATATCCGTTGTGTGATGGAACAGGTAGCGCCGGATGGCAGTATCATCGATCATTTTGATGGACGTACGCTCAATCCTGGTCATGCTATTGAAGGGGCCTGGTTTGTCTTGCATGAAGCCCGCTACCGCAACAGTGATCCGAAGCTGATGGCATTGGGTTGCCGTATGCTCGATTACATGTGGGAACGGGGATGGGATAAGGAATACGGAGGAATTTTATATTTCAGGGATGTAGATGGAAAACCTGTACAGGAATACTGGCAGGATATGAAATTCTGGTGGCCGCATAATGAAGTGATCATTGCTACCTTGCTCGCGTATATCATGACCGGTGATGAAAAATATGCCACCTGGCACCAACAGGTGCATGATTATGCCTACACGCATTTTCATGATAAAATACATGGAGAATGGTTTGGTTACCTGCACCGGGATGGCCGCGCATCTGTGTCGATAAAAGGAAACATGTTTAAGGGGCCGTTTCACCTGCCCCGGCAGGAATGGTACTGCTGGCGGTTGCTGGCACAATCAACAACAAAAAAAACTGAATAA